The nucleotide sequence CCAAGCCCGCCGCTGCCACCGAGCAAGCCACCCAGCGCGCCTTTTTCATTGCCTTTACGCTGGCCGCCGGCCTTGTTTTGCATCATATCCTGGCCCGACTTGAGCAACTGATCGAGCAATCCACGGGTATTCATTCGTAGTCTCCACAGACGTGTGTTGATAGGACAATAGGCCTCCAGCGTAAAACTAAGTGCCAAAAAGCCCTGCACTAGAGTGCTTCCAGATGTAACGCAACCGCCCTGGAAAATCGCGATCACCCGTCGTGTGGCTGACACGTCTTGTTTCATATACAAGGCCATCACACTGCCATCAATGAATTTTCCTTCTTCCCCGAACGGCTTAAGCTATTTGGCATCTGTTAAATGTCCATTGCGTTTGGCCGAAGGCATGTCCGAACCGTTCTTTTCGATCCGACACGTGCCAGGAAAGGCACGGGATTGCTCACAACAGGTTGTATTATGCACCGCAGGAATTTGCTCAAAGCGTCCATGGCCATCGCTGCCTACACCGGGCTCTCGGCCAGCGGCCTGTTGGCCACCCAGGCCTGGGCCACGACTCGTACAGCCGATGGCGATGCCAAGGCCTTCGACTTCGACTGGCTCAAGCACCAGGCCAGACAATTGGCCGGCAACCCGTACCAGGACACCCGGCAAGTGTTGCCGCCGACACTGGCGACCATGACTCCGCAGAACTTCAACGCCATTGGTTATGACGCCAATCATTCGCTGTGGAAAAACCTCAACGGCCAACTGGATGTGCAGTTTTTCCACGTCGGCATGGGCTTCAAGACCCCAGTGCGCATGCACAGCGTCGACCCGAAGACACGTCAGGCGCGAGAGGTTCACTTCCGCCCCTCGCTGTTTAACTATGAGAAAACCACGGTCGATACCCGGCAACTCAAAGGCGACCTGGGGTTTGCCGGGTTCAAGCTGTTCAAGGCACCGAAACTCGACCGCCACGATGTGGTGTCTTTCCTCGGCGCCAGCTATTTCCGTGCCGTGGATAACACCGGTCAGTACGGCCTTTCTGCCCGTGGCCTGGCCATCGATACCTACGCCAACAAGCCCGAGGAATTCCCCGACTTCACTCAGTTCTGGTTCGAGACGCCGACCAGGGACAGCACGCGTTTCGTGGTCTACGCCCTGCTCGACTCACCGAGTGCCACCGGCGCTTACCGCTTCGACATCGACTGCCAGGCTACCCAGGTGGTAATGGCCATCGACGCGCACATCAACGCCCGTAGCGCCATTCAGCAAATGGGTATCGCGCCGATGACCAGCATGTTCAGTTGCGGGACACATGAGCGACGCATGTGCGACACCATCCACCCGCAGATCCACGACTCGGATCGCCTGTCGATGTGGCGTGGCAACGGCGAGTGGATCTGCCGCCCGCTGAACAATCCGGCTACCCTGCAATTCAATGCCTTCGCCGATAACAATCCGAAAGGGTTCGGCCTGCTGCAGACCGATCATGAATTCGCCAGCTATCAGGACACCGTCGACTGGTACAGCAAGCGCCCGAGTCTGTGGGTGGAACCAACTACCGCATGGGGCGAAGGCTCTATCGACCTGCTGGAAATTCCGACCACCGGCGAGACCATGGACAATATC is from Pseudomonas mucidolens and encodes:
- a CDS encoding glucan biosynthesis protein D, whose protein sequence is MHRRNLLKASMAIAAYTGLSASGLLATQAWATTRTADGDAKAFDFDWLKHQARQLAGNPYQDTRQVLPPTLATMTPQNFNAIGYDANHSLWKNLNGQLDVQFFHVGMGFKTPVRMHSVDPKTRQAREVHFRPSLFNYEKTTVDTRQLKGDLGFAGFKLFKAPKLDRHDVVSFLGASYFRAVDNTGQYGLSARGLAIDTYANKPEEFPDFTQFWFETPTRDSTRFVVYALLDSPSATGAYRFDIDCQATQVVMAIDAHINARSAIQQMGIAPMTSMFSCGTHERRMCDTIHPQIHDSDRLSMWRGNGEWICRPLNNPATLQFNAFADNNPKGFGLLQTDHEFASYQDTVDWYSKRPSLWVEPTTAWGEGSIDLLEIPTTGETMDNIVAFWTPKKPVAAGDALTFGYKLYWSALPPVNTPLAQVNATRSGMGGFTEGWAPGEHYPAVWARRFAVDFKGGGLDHLPEGSGIEPVITCSHGEVKDFSVLVLDDIKGYRILFDWYPTSDSVEPVEMRLFIRSNERTLSETWLYQYFPPAPHKRTYT